Within the Rosa rugosa chromosome 2, drRosRugo1.1, whole genome shotgun sequence genome, the region CTGCGGTGTTAGATGGAGCAATAAGAGAGGAACCAAGTTCTCGTTGCTTTTCTTCTTGGACGAGGGAAGCATAAGCTTGTCTCACAGAAGGCAAGGGGTTCATCAACAAAATCTGTCCACGAGTAGCAGCATAAGACTCATTTAAACTCATAAGAAATTGCATCAACTTACTGCGATCGTTTTGCACTCCACAAGTGCAAGTGACAGTGCTGTATGAAGCAAGCTCATCCCATAAGCCTTTCAGCTTTGTGTAGTACGCTGCAATAGATGATTGACCTTGTTCAATACGGTAAATGTCTCTTTGAACTTGAAATATGCGAGGGGCGTTACCCAACGCGAATCTCTCTCGCAAGTCTTCCCAAACAGCATGTGGTGTGGTGCAGCAGAGCACTGAATCTTGAAGCTCGGGTTCAAGAGAGTTGAGAATCCATGAAAGCACCATGTCATTGCATCTCTGCCATAGTGCATGTTCATCAGGTTTCTTTTCTGCAGAGGGTTCTTTAATGGTTCCATTGATGAAGCCGATTTTATTCTTGGCACTCAGGGATATCCTCATAGCGCGATACCATGAGTTATAATTGTCACCTGACAATTTCTTAGAGACAAGCAGAAGACCGGGATGGTCTGAATGATGAAGGAAAAGCGAATTGGCAGTTTCATCAGAGGAAGTGTTGCTGGTGCCAATTCCACTATTAGGCGTTTCAGAGAAAAACTCGTCACCAATTGCCATTGAAAAGAAGTTGCGAGGCTGCTACTTAATAGCAGAAGAGGCTGCTTGTAATTAGCAGAAAAATTGGAATGGAGAGGCTGCAAGCGACGGcagagaggagaagaagagccAGGAATTATTCCTGCTTTGATACCATATAAGAAAAGATGTTTTGGCTGAATGATTAATTGTATTGAATCGtgcaacatatatacaagtCACCTACTGTATCTTTGTGGTTCTCCAACAAGTTAGGAGACCAGTAAGGAAAGAAAGCTATTGCAATTACAATTGGAATCAAATGCTATACAGACTATCCTAACGAATCAAAAACTTAATACAATATATTCTTGCATATCAAGACAATCCCAATTCAATACTGCAAGATTTACTTTCCAACAATCTCAACCCCTTCTACTGCATTCGCTATATTGATTTGGGATCTTTTCCCACGTGTGTTGCTTTTTGGGCCTTCCCTTGGATATCAACTctagtttctccaaaaaaaaaaattaaacgaaCAAATGAAAATTCGATATTACCACAAAATTTAAGACTCATGAGAAACCCAAACATTTTATAACgtcaaaacaatgaaaatgtcAGACTTATATAGACTATCAAATAGATGGACTAAGATTTCGAAACTCAAAACGTAGACATTGAAATTGCAATTGCACATTTATAAAGGCCATAAAAATTAACTGGCCCTCAAATTTAAGAAGAATGGGCTTAAATTGTTTAAAAAGGAAGAAGAGTGGGCTTAAGGATTGGCTTCAACTATGCTTTAAGTTCCTCTTCGGCACCATAATAAATACAATCAATGATTTAGTTGGCTTACTAGCTGATATTGCGTAGTGGGTCATGTTATTTGAGGCTAATTGATTTATTGtacaatgatgtttgattcatgattgacttgctaaataggaagaaaaaaaaaaaaaaaaacataattacaagggaggatagttagggtaatttacataaaaaaaaattaaattaaagtaatagaaaaatagaaagggtgtgtgaatagagaaaataggtGTGTAAATAGcaccatcctttttttttttgcccttttCTTTTATCCCAACCCTACCCAATCCCCCCACCCATTATGTTTGTAAATTAAATCCGTGAGACTACGTGGCCCATAATTTACTTgtgatcgaaaaaataagtagCCAATTTACTCCATGCTTTGTAAAATTTCAGCTCAAAACATCTTTAGTTTTATAAATCTTTGGTATAAACCAACAATACTAGCAGCTACAGTACAGTACCCTTTAGGGCATAATCTTAAGTTCTTGACCCATGATCTTTATTTCAAATTAAACGCTATTAATTGATGATGGTCACTTAGTTAACTCTTTTACAATCAGACCTAATTTCTCCATCACTTCCCGTCAAAGGTTTTATATTTCCCATATTGATCATGGACTTAGCAAAAGTGTCAAAGAAGTCGCTTTGGCTATTAGCAAACCGGTCCACAATGGAAATAGTGTCGGCTCCACTGGTCGAAAACAGCTCCTGATCCGTCTGGAGAAGCCCCTGCTTGTTCTGAAGGTTTGTGAAGTAGTTGTTGTCGAAGCCATTGGGTGTAGAAGGATCAAGGTTGGCCAATGTACCTCCATTGCCGCCTTCGGGACATGTTTTGCGTAGGGTTTCCAAGTAAGTTGTGTCCAGGCTTGGGTCGGGGTTCCCGGTACCACTGAAATTGTATAGGCGGTGGACGAAAGTTGAACACTGTGCCCGGCCAAATGTATGAGCACCTGAAAAAGAAGACAGCTAGCCATATGTTAACTGAAATAAGCGAATGGAGTAATCGAGTTTTTAATTCGAGCAATTCTTTGACTACGTCAAACTCTAATGACAATTGTGTGATTAAACTTCAAACCGTAGATTTTAAGCAAAGAATGTATGTACCTGACAAAGCAACGAGATCTGTGGAATCAAGTCCTGCATCAGTGAACTTTTTGGTAATTTGCGCAAGGGTTTCTAAAGGGCTTGGAATGGCAGTAGTACCAGCCCGGTTGGCTGTCCTACTGTCTCTTCTTCCCAATTGAACTTCCCAAGTTGGTCCTCCATTCTGCAATATTAGTAAGTacatttaaattaattaaaggAAGAGAAAGTATCAAAAAACATTCTTGACCCAATAATTAATTCtgttttactatttttttattttgccgGGTTGGAGTCGACCATATCCTTGAGCTGTTCATTATTTGACCTTCTAGCTAGGTAGCTAACTTAGTCATACCATTGGAACCTTAGAAGATTAAATTGAAAGAACAGAGAGGTTACCTCAGAAACGAGTATCTGAGAAGCAAGAGCTACAATATCAGCACAGGAGACAACACCAGGGCAAACATTCTCGAGTGCAGTTTTGATGTCATCAATCACAGGATATCCAGCTGTGGATAGATTCGGAGCTGCATTTTTTTCACTGTCTATGTCGTCTGCATCGTCGAGCAAAAGTGATGCATCACACCCCTGCATATGTGCATCACccataaaattatatattttgaGTGCTAACATTTACTCAAAGTCATTGACATGCATTTATGGTATATACTCATAGTCATTGACATGCAATTCATAACAGTAATTATTTGGTACTGAATTCCATACACGACTTGGTATATCATACCTCCCAGATACAACCATTTGCTAGTGCATAGAAGCAAATACTGTGAGGTACACATTTAAATTTTATAAAAATAAGCACTAGACTCTGAAATATGAACCCTAGCTAGACCTGAAATCTATATCATCAATATCATGTAGTTTATACACCGCTCATGAACTGGTGTATTGGATacacaaaataatttttttctgaTCACATAGTGACTCTTCACAAAAAACTGGTGAATTTATCACACATAAAGGTAAAAATCAACCCCATAAATAGTTTAATATCATTGTAGGTGTCAAACTGCTGGTAAGAAAACAATTAAATGTGTGTGTAAAGCGCATCACAGAACAATATGCagaaacccttgaaatcatgaCTTCATTATGAGAGATTATAATGTATCATTACATTGACGAAGCAGTCGTGGAAGTGAACCCGGATGAGTTTGGCGCCAATACGAATATCATTCTGTTGAGCTTTCTCCACCACATTACGAACCACCCTCGACACATTAGGGCACGTTGTGTCGTAAAAAGTGGAGCTGAGCTGAGCATTGGAGTTGCCCAACACAAGGGTAAAGAGAACAATTGCTGCTGCAACATATGAAAAAGTAGACATGATGATTATGATAGATGAGGAAATGAAACTTTGATGAGGAGAAGCTATATATTTGCTAGGAATTGCTCTAACGTTGGAGGTGAGATTGGTTTTGATTGGAGACTAATGCATCTCAACCCTTTTATAGAGAGCTGACGAGTAAGTAGTAGGTGAGTGAATAATGTATAATATCTCAGTCCTCCCTAACTTTTATTTCTATCATTCTACTTTGAATATTATTAGTATGTGAATCAGAACTTTTCTACGTAAGCTTAACTTACTAGTACAAGAATTTTCAAAGCTCCGAGTGGAGGGCGCGAATATTTCTATATAATTTTGGAATAGTAGAGCTAGCGAGTTAGTTATATATTGTCAACAAATTATTAATTGAAGGATTGCTAATTAACATATACCGTAGTGTGTAATTACTGTATAAGTTAAATTTCTTCGAGTTTTGATTAAGACCGTTCTTCCAATTGATCAGAGTTTCTATAGCCATTCAAACCTGTTTATTTGAATCATGATAGGTTCTGCGCACCCTAAGGCTCAGGGGATGAAACTAAAGATGACGGACAAGTCACTAATTTCGCTTACTGAATCAGTACCCATTACAAATAAGACGCCTACTATTAACCTTAATTCATTACTCGGTTGCTTTCAATTGTTGAATACTTATACCTGTACAGTGGTGCTTAATTATTGTTTGGTATTCATTGAATTTCTCCCATTTTTGATTACTACTGTTTATTCAACTGTTCAGATATCAAAATAGTCATTCACACAAACAAGTTTATTTTGTCAAACCGTGTGATGTTCAAGCTGAGCTCAGATGTATAACTGAACACATGGGCATTGATTAAAAAGAATCAAATTAGCTATCTCTTTGAGTTAGTCATAGCCATGCAAATTAATTGATATTACTGCATATTAGCTATCTCTTTGAGTTAGTCATAGACTCATAGCCATGCAAATTGATATTATTGCATGGGAGAAGACTTGGACTGTACAGAGTAAATTACCCCAAAAATGATATTTCATCCACTTTTTTAATAGGATCCACTTCGTCCAAGCTAGCCTCCCAAATTTGACTGCCATTACACTTCCTGAAACTCTATTAATTAGCCAATTTATGAAATGTGTTCGTCAGTCAAGTAATTTTGAAGTATCTTTATTTACTTTGTCATAAATATAGTTGAACTTTGATGAGCTTATATAATTATAAATAGTTTCGTGATTTAGGATATTGATTTAGTCTTTAGAGCAGTATACTATACAGAAAAGATTTAAGGCTTGCTAAGAAATGTAAACATATATGTCTGCGTGTGCATGAAGAGTCGATCAGGAATTTGTGCTCTCAAAACCGCTCCTTAATTAGTTATTGAGTTA harbors:
- the LOC133732910 gene encoding peroxidase A2-like; translation: MSTFSYVAAAIVLFTLVLGNSNAQLSSTFYDTTCPNVSRVVRNVVEKAQQNDIRIGAKLIRVHFHDCFVNGCDASLLLDDADDIDSEKNAAPNLSTAGYPVIDDIKTALENVCPGVVSCADIVALASQILVSENGGPTWEVQLGRRDSRTANRAGTTAIPSPLETLAQITKKFTDAGLDSTDLVALSGAHTFGRAQCSTFVHRLYNFSGTGNPDPSLDTTYLETLRKTCPEGGNGGTLANLDPSTPNGFDNNYFTNLQNKQGLLQTDQELFSTSGADTISIVDRFANSQSDFFDTFAKSMINMGNIKPLTGSDGEIRSDCKRVN